In Thermoanaerobaculia bacterium, one genomic interval encodes:
- a CDS encoding efflux RND transporter periplasmic adaptor subunit, whose translation MKKRWIGTGIAAVVLLGGVVAARSRGKSGAPKEDSSPFRVGKVEAEDLQVSVREVGVVDPETKVDVKSAVSGKVVALKVREGAVVRVGDVLAEVEPDVTQAQSLSDVQAGVRQSRLRLEDAEREYANQKALFDNGLVGSDALKAVTNKRAQARQELEAAQTRYRIVEDHGIPISGDATTQKARVTSPMNGVVIKKGVELGETVTSGVSSFNEGTVLFTVADLKSLLIRVNLNEVDIAKVRVGQPVRITLDAYPQKIFSGKVRFVAPAAKLVDKIKVFEIEVALDELSDAYRTGMSANVEILGERRPHAISIPLEALQRRDGKPVAYRLKENLPEKMTAAAREGLSGRNKYTWLSEHWKDYFEPVPVVAGVATLERVEVLSGLSAGSRVSLEDPTRKKVEKDDENN comes from the coding sequence ATGAAGAAGCGATGGATCGGGACGGGAATCGCGGCGGTCGTTCTGCTGGGCGGCGTCGTCGCCGCGCGGAGCCGCGGGAAGAGCGGCGCGCCCAAGGAAGATTCGAGCCCGTTCCGGGTCGGGAAGGTCGAAGCCGAGGACCTCCAGGTCAGCGTGCGGGAGGTCGGAGTCGTCGATCCGGAGACGAAGGTGGACGTGAAGTCGGCCGTCTCCGGCAAGGTCGTCGCCCTCAAGGTCCGCGAAGGGGCGGTCGTCCGCGTCGGAGACGTCCTCGCCGAGGTCGAGCCGGACGTGACGCAGGCGCAATCCCTCTCCGACGTCCAGGCCGGCGTGCGCCAGTCGCGGCTCCGGCTCGAGGACGCCGAACGCGAATACGCCAACCAGAAGGCGCTCTTCGACAACGGACTCGTCGGGAGCGACGCCCTGAAGGCCGTGACCAACAAGCGCGCGCAGGCCCGGCAGGAGCTCGAGGCGGCGCAGACCCGCTATCGCATCGTCGAGGACCACGGGATCCCGATCTCGGGGGATGCGACGACGCAGAAGGCGCGCGTGACGAGCCCGATGAACGGCGTCGTCATCAAGAAGGGAGTCGAGCTCGGCGAAACGGTGACTTCGGGCGTGTCGTCGTTCAACGAGGGGACCGTGCTCTTCACGGTCGCGGACCTGAAGTCGCTGTTGATCCGCGTCAACCTGAACGAGGTGGACATCGCGAAAGTGCGGGTCGGCCAGCCGGTCCGGATCACCCTCGACGCCTATCCGCAGAAGATCTTCTCCGGGAAGGTTCGATTCGTCGCGCCGGCCGCCAAGCTCGTGGACAAGATCAAGGTCTTCGAGATCGAGGTCGCCCTGGACGAGCTCTCCGACGCCTACCGCACGGGCATGAGCGCGAACGTCGAAATCCTCGGCGAGCGCCGCCCGCACGCGATCTCGATCCCGCTCGAGGCCCTCCAGAGGCGCGACGGCAAGCCCGTCGCCTACCGACTGAAGGAGAACCTCCCCGAGAAGATGACGGCGGCCGCCCGGGAAGGTCTCTCCGGCCGGAACAAGTACACCTGGCTGTCGGAGCACTGGAAGGACTATTTCGAACCGGTGCCGGTCGTCGCGGGCGTCGCGACCCTGGAGCGCGTCGAAGTCCTGTCGGGACTCTCCGCGGGCAGCCGGGTGAGCCTGGAGGACCCCACCCGGAAGAAGGTGGAGAAGGACGATGAAAACAACTGA
- a CDS encoding ABC transporter ATP-binding protein: protein MKTTDRAPIIEVAGLTKVYGANGTAVHALRGIEMTVESGEFLALIGPSGSGKSTLMAILGCLDSPTGGSYRFDGERVDGLSGAALARIRNEKIGFVFQNYNLLPKASVARNVELPMLYAGVARRERRDRAMDLLERVGIADKARQLPAALSGGQRQRVAIARALANRPKMLLADEPTGALDSRTGHEVLALFQDLHAGGNTVVLVTHDPTIAALAGRRVEIHDGLVRPEAAAA from the coding sequence ATGAAAACAACTGACCGCGCTCCGATCATCGAGGTCGCCGGACTGACGAAGGTCTACGGGGCCAACGGCACGGCGGTCCACGCGCTCCGCGGCATCGAGATGACCGTCGAGAGCGGCGAATTCCTCGCGCTGATCGGTCCCTCGGGGTCGGGAAAGTCGACTCTGATGGCGATCCTCGGATGCCTCGATTCGCCCACCGGGGGAAGCTACCGGTTCGACGGAGAGCGCGTCGACGGACTCTCCGGCGCCGCCCTCGCCCGGATCCGCAACGAGAAGATCGGGTTCGTCTTCCAGAACTACAACCTCCTGCCGAAGGCGTCGGTCGCCCGGAACGTCGAGCTCCCGATGCTCTACGCGGGAGTGGCCCGCCGCGAGCGCCGGGATCGAGCGATGGACCTCCTGGAACGGGTGGGAATCGCCGACAAGGCGCGCCAGCTCCCGGCGGCGCTCTCGGGCGGCCAGCGCCAGCGCGTCGCGATCGCCCGGGCGCTCGCCAATCGCCCGAAAATGCTCCTCGCCGACGAGCCGACGGGCGCCCTCGACTCCCGGACCGGACACGAGGTGCTCGCCCTCTTCCAGGATCTCCACGCCGGCGGCAACACCGTCGTGCTCGTCACGCACGATCCGACGATCGCCGCGCTCGCCGGCCGGCGGGTCGAGATCCACGACGGCCTCGTGCGCCCCGAAGCCGCGGCGGCGTGA